DNA sequence from the Daphnia pulex isolate KAP4 chromosome 8, ASM2113471v1 genome:
CCAGCCGGCCATCTCCCACAGGAATGTTGCGCAACTCTCCGGCGGaggaaaaacaaccaaataacTATAGTTCAGAGGAGAGGGGGGTGAGTTATGTGGTCATTACTAAATTTGTCGGCATCTCCGTTAATAATGGTGAAGAGCATGCAGCACGGGTTCCAGtagagttcttcttcttttacgtaCAACCTGGACCGTAGTAGTACACGGGCGCAATTGTAGACTGGACGCCCAGCATCCGGccgtttttggttttcttttttttttattatttaaatgagATTTTGGGACCATCCAagagttttctctttttttaactatcgCCGCATGCAGCTGCGTTTCTCTGTTCGTTATCTCtgcccgtttctttttttggtggagTTTTCTTCCTATGTGGACGGCCGATCAAGTGGACGTTGTCCTCTAGACaaggtcgtcgtcgttggaaCATTTCAACTTGTTGCTTTTTGGTTtgggtctttttttattattattattattattttggtgtgtgtgtgtgtgtgtctcttcaGCCTGTCCCCTccccgggaaaaaaaaaaggccacaAGGTGGTGGCTGGACGACATGACGTTCGGCTCGTAAATTCACCCGAAAATAGTATAGCTTTCGTCTATTcggtttgtttatttgtttgtagagAGACAGAGCTTTTATAGTAGGAGTCGGTCGTAGTAATAGTATAGTAgtaaccttcttcttcttcttgttggtcTTGGTCTTTCGTGTTTTTCCTTAACTGCGGTCGGACTTGCAGTGAATGATGGCGATGGGTGGGAGTGGTCCACCTTCTTGTCTCTCGGTGGGCTGTGAGCGGCCAATCAAGTAATGAACCCGATTGATTGATAACCGGGGCAAGCAAGGGCCCGACCTCGGTCGTGGTACCGTACCACACGGTGGTGCTACCCTCCAACTAATGGACGTTGAATGAGTGATCagtgaattttcttcttcttcttgaagagctcttcttctctttttttggtcgcAAATGAGCCAGAGGATCGGACCAAAGGCCGTTCTCTATGGACGGACTTTAGTAGTAGCATggtgtagtagtggtagtagaGCTCTGCTGGCCCTGCTCACTTGAGCAATGGAATGCAGTTAAAGAGGTATACGCACACACCTGAGgactcgttcttcttcttcttctttccttcttcttcttgtcgagaagaagaagaagacggaaaaaaataaatataatatccaTCTGTTAAAGAAACAAGAATAGGAATTCCGCCTGAAGAGAGAGGGGTCCCTCCTCGCTTGGgtttagaaaaagagaagacaaGAGGAGgtagaaaggagaaaaaaaaagaaaaggtaagaaagagaaaaaagagataaagagCGAGGAATGTTGAACCAGCAAGAAGCTAAAGGAAAAGATGACGAAGGCCCTTCTTGCCTGCcggggcttcttcttctttctttcttttatgatatttttcaacacgaaaaaatgttttggatttatttattttttaaaaaatacctggGCTTTGTAGTAGTAGTTACCTGCTCATGTCACctgatgggagagagagaaaggggaggcatttttctatattttcacttaatggaaaaaaaaatggaatgtcGTGTTGTTTTTCCGCATGTCGATGGTTAttaatcgaaaaagaaatactcgTCGTGTGTAACCTTGGATTGATTGGGTAGGGGaatggctgctgctgaggcTGTTTCCTTTTGCGGCATTTGCTATTTTGCCCGAATAAGGTGGCTTAACGATTCGAGAGCAAGAGACACACCCCACAGGTGAGTGTATTGTCTTGTCGCGGGTCGAAATGATTTCGACTTTGATTCGAGTCGACGCTGCGAAAGCAAATTTTTCAggttttccccctttttttctcgattgatAAGCGGAACTTGAAAAAAAGTCGGTCCGCCACAGCCGCTTCTCACGCTCTCTAATGTccaattaaaaacgaaaaaagtcgCGGGCGGGAAACGGAAAATGAATCGTCGGTCACGCGCGGGCgatataaaaagaatcaaaaaacatttttcgaatTGATTGACCAGAGTCGCCACGTCAATGCAACGAGAGAGCACCAAAAatgataagaaagaaaatggacaaaatcgaagagaatgaaaactatttgaagaaaagaagaaaaccagtttgaaaggagagaaaaaagagaaatgaggaGCACAACAATTTCATAAGAATGGAGTGAAagttgtttcattttccctcctcctcctctacaAGACACGAAAGGAGTAGGAGAGCAAAAGTCGCCGTCGGGACCATGTCAGATTATAGACGCAGcacgagtgtgtgtgtctctttctTGTGTGTAGCACGGCCAACAGTTGGGCTTTGCTCGTAAAGGAGAAGAAGTCGAGGAACTGAGGTAGGGCCCCATTGCCTTTTttagggctgctgctgcccagccGCTTGTTGCGCTCCTGCGTATCGCCAGTAGCCAAAATGAATTCCCCCcaccccaaaagaagaagaagaagaagatggaccCTCCCTGTAGATGTAGCGCCAGTCGTGGTTACTTGCTAGGGCTGCTtataatgttatttttctaGTTCCTGAAAGAATCTCacgttagttttttttttcctccccttacacacacagacacacacacctgtagactataaaagaaaaatgtttcagcCGAAAGAATTTTGGGTCGTTTCCCCTCAacgtttgaaattatttattcattttcaaaatgattcaaaagtttttcttttcattttctcttttatgtttttggtCGGTTCCCTCTCGGACAACAACAGGTGCTACAAGAATAACTGAATACATTCGACTGTGATTCATTCGGTTGACTGATCCCCATCATCAGGTGGGTCCTTTGCAACGGCCATTTTGGCGgttgattttgaaatcaaaattcaaattttcattcattggcgaattatttgatttgatttttatttaaatttgattgacagGCGAATTTGATGTGATTATATGAAGCCCCATGTGCGTTATGGCCATACACCACACTCGACGGCtggaggtggtggcggcgttggcggaggaggaggaggaggagctgagAGGTCTTCCGCAGCTGCTGCCGGACGGGTCCATCCACAACTGTACCGGCGGGCCGGCGGAGGCAGAGGCGATGACGAAGGCTCCTCGATGATTGAAGAGTACAAACTGGAGGAGCAATTAGCGCCGTTCTACGAGACGGCCTCCTCCTCTTTGTCGGAGCGCAACGAACggacgtcttcttcttccgccgcCTCCTcccagctgcagcagcagcagcagcagatacaacaacaacaatcggcCCGATGTTTCCTGCCGCCGGCCCAGTCGCAAACCGGCAAACCGGCTCTCAGGACCATCTCCATCATGGAAACGCTTAGCGAGTTGACGGGGGCCAGCGCCCAATCCACCCGCTCGCCGGAAggatccaacaacaacacctcgACGACATCCGCCAATCGCAGAGacacttcttcttccggcGGCAATCAACAGCCCGCCCAGCCGCCCATCGGCATCCAGCGGCGGATGAAGAAGATTGTCGgcagagacaacaacaaccacagcaACGGCAACAGCATGGCGGCCATGGCCAACTTGCTGGACATTCCTCAGTGGTATCCTCCCAAGGGCAGAGTCGTCGCTGCATCCAGCCGGCCGGAAGCCTCCAACGTTTTAGGGACGACGGCCGGCGGCGctggaggcagcagcagcagtgagCGAGTGTGGGATGTGTCCCATTTCGGGTCGAGACCCGGCAAACATCCGCAGGCAACaacccacaacaacaacaacaacaacctgacGGCCCACCGGAACAAAGCCCGGAGCGTCCAAGACATGCTGCTGCTCCACAGTCCGTCAAAGTCAGTCCAGGGTGGTGGCGGTCACACCAAAATGGCGTCCGCCGCCGCCTTGGCCGCCGCCGTGTCATCGGCCACCAGCGCCCACGGCTACGGCTCGCTGGAAAGGAGACGGCGGCGACGTCCCGGGACGAGAGGCGCCGGATTCGTTGGTGCCCGTCGAGGCGAGACGGACTGGGAGCGAGAAGcggacgaggaggaggaagaagatgacgaggaCGAAATGGGACGAGGCGGAGGAGGAGTTTACGGCGTCGGCGGATTGGGAGGTTACGCAAGACACGAGAGACACGAAACGCAATCGGTTTACGCCCTGCAAAGTGGTGGGGGTGTGCCGTCCTTGTTCCGGCAGACGCAgccacagcaacagcagcggagGACTAGAAACGATCCGGCGGTTGCGGTCGAAGTGGATCACCACCGGGAACgtgccgccgctgccgcccgCCACAATTACAAACCGCCGACCGAATGGTTCAAAAAGAAGCGACCGCCTCCGCCGATTTCGTCCGCCACTCCGGCCAGTCGACTCCTCAAGGTCGGAGGCGCCAATAGCTCGGCATCATCCatggaccagcagcagcagcagctgttgcAGCTCAACAAGGAGCGCGGGCAGACACCCGACTGGATCCACAAGATCTTTGACGTGGCCCGTCGCGGCCACTTATTGAAACTGGTAAACTTTCCGTTTggttgaattgatttttcaagGTAATTGACGGCCcttgtggttttatttttttaagcaacGAGTGATGGCCGGAATGGAGCCGACGCTGGTGAGAAACCTGTCGGACCACCGAGGCAACAACCTGTTGCACGTCCTGGCCGGTTCGGGAAATGCCGACGCCTTGGCCTGGCTCTGCTCCTCGTTCGGTCCGGAAATGCAGGACGCCCTGCTGGACGAGAACAAGCGCGGACTGACGCCCGTCGTCGCCGCCATCCAGGGCGGGCGGCTGGAAGCGCTCCAGTTTCTCGTCGACCACACGTCGGCCCGCGACCGCCTGGCACCCGTCGACGGCGACCGCTGCCTCCTCCACATCGCCGCCAAATACGGAAAGGTCCGTCCCATTCCTATCCCGACTCGGTTCAACTTTCAATTCAACCCCCAAAATCTCTGGAAATTTGggacattttttgattttggtcGATCTTGAAACGGGTTTCGATCGTCCGtcctccaacaacaacaacattccatCAAATGGAAACCTGTcggacggggggggggggagaagaaaagaccCCCCTCTATAACCCCCGTCGATGTTTGAAGCCAAAGAATTCATCCAtcgaagagaggggggggggggtatacAGTCGATGCGGAGTGCGGTCGGGTGTGCTGGGCGGTGTCATTAATTCTCATAGCGTACACACACAGCTTGACGTCTGGACAATCTAAGAAGAACATTAGCTGGGCATAAATCAccctcctcccttttttctttcttccttcctgTGACTGGGCTGGATGGCTGGATGGGCCCCTCCGCCTTTTTGCatattattgtaattttgggagtttttttcccagtttttcttctccttacCTTCTTAAGGGCAAGacaactaaaaagaaatagacgacgacgaccttgTCGACTGGGCAAAcgggaaggaaaagaagaaaaaagattattatttttcttcttcttcttcttccagggaATTAAAAGTcatataataatttttctctttatgaCATCACAAGAGGCCAACTTAAAAGaatcgccttcttcttctcctcctatttttattatttctctcatTTGGACGGGCCGAAATGCGCCAAACACCCCCCGTCAAGTCGCTTCGTGATGGCCAGTGACAGAGCGCATTCCGCATTCCATCGGCTGACGcgctatttcttttcttcttcttcttctttttctagaattataaatttcacaaaggaagaaaagacgagagaaggaaactgaaaaaaggaaaaagaactaaatttaaataataaatgcatACATTTATCAGGGCGTGTATTTATTATCTCCtctttggaaaagaaaaaaacggaatggaaaaatttaattcaattcatatttggtaaatgatttttttaatttatttctttttgttgtttagatTGACCTGGTGGCCTGGCTGGCCCAGTACATGGAATCGCACGGCGTCGAAGTCGATTTGCGGGATCATTGCGGGCACAGCCCGCTGCACCTGGCCGCCAGAGCCGGACACGCATCGGCCGTTGCCATCCTGGTGGCTCACGGAGCTGACGTCACTGCCAAggtatttttctgtttcttttatttttcagccaATCTTTGAACTTTCCTTCATCTTTCCCATCAGCCACCCACCCGAAAACTCGTGCCGTTTATCctcctttttgaaaagaaattcaattattcaaatcaggattggtttttatttattacgtttttctttccttttttgacaatatcttttttttctcttcttttcgaTTTGGGCGGCGTTGTTGATGAAgccaaaaggaaacgaaattCATCACgtgaattattttccttttttttatctcaaaTAATCTGGAAAACATTTCGTGTGTGTGgggtttgatttgattccatTCAAAGTCATACCCGAcgacccctttttttttcctttcaaatgcAGAAGCCCATGGCGCTGCTGGAACGgggcccctctctctctctcctggaaGCTTTTCTCTTTGGGGGCATAACCCGTAATTAGTTAACAGTTTCGGGAGAGAAATAATCTCGGATGGAAAAGGAATGCGTGacctcactctctctctctctctccttctcgtCGTGCCTTTTAATATTTCAGacgaaaattcaaaagaaagaagaaaacgtgcCGTCGTGCATCTAGAAACTTTCCATCATTATCAAAGGCGATCCAGATATCCTACGTCCATTCATTCGACGAAGAATATTTcttgatttcatcaaaatcagaaaatcaTCGCCGaataaaccaacaaacaaatgtcCAAATTGCGTAgggaaaaccattttttggtttttcttctctgcgGGAATGGCTAACGAAGAGCcttgagctaaaaaaaaaaataaaacaaaaagtttatttatttatttatttttcacgtttgTCCTGCACCCAATAAGGGCAGGCAGCGTTTCGCCTATACAACCGAGAGTTCAACACAAAGGAAAAATCcagccaagaaagaaagagagatcCGTCCGCCTGTTCAATATTCCATCGGCGACCtattgatttcctttttttctctctggtgGGCGGCCCAGGGACtgagaaaaacacatttttttttaataaaaaaattcgataCACCAAGAGAAAGTGGTTGAAAACCCCCCCAGAAAGAGAGATGCgatcattaaaataaaaatttagctgaaaaaaaaagaaaaagaaaaatgggaagaaattGGCGATTTGTGTCTTTTGGGAAGAATGTCGGATCGGCGAGTGCGGTCGTTATCGCATATCCCgcagacaacaacaaagtttGAAGCAGAGTTTGTTTGTTGCTATCGGTTTTGGTCGACTCTGGCCattaaatgaaagaaacggaaaaaagcCAACCCCTCCTGACAATGtccctttttatatttcattttattttatttcttttgggtggtggtggtggtggatttCCCTCGGAATGTCGTAGAGAGCGGCGGacctgttttcttcttcttcttcttcctttccgtctctctctctctcgacagAGTTGTTTAGGTGGACCAGCACATTCGCCTGGGCTGTCGACCTTTGCCTATATAGACTTTGATGTGtttcccgtcttcttcttctctctataCACGCCGTACAATATAATCACAGTGTGGTGGCTCCGcctcctttatttttctctctctctctctgtgtagaATGACATGGGTCATCGTCCTCTGGATCTGGCCAGCGCCAACGGCCATGTGGGAGTTGCACAACTGCTCCGGCTCCACGATGCCGCTCTCTGCCTGTCGTCGGAAACACTGGAGGCCAACGAGGAATTGGACAACCTGCGCGGAGACTACGCCGAACTCAAATCCTACTTCAGGCATGTGTGATGGTGGTGGCCCTTTTCCCTTCTGCCCAGCCAAACACCCGCCCgccctcttcttctctcatgacttggctctctctctgcccACCTCTAGGACCTTTTAGATATGTGTATAATATGTGTAGCATGATAACATATTgggcagaaaagaaaagagagaataaaGCTCCAGGCTGGGTGTAGGACTTACCTGCCGCTTTACCTggacctttttatttttttctttttttctttttgagtttttcccatttttctttttacgacggCCATCATTTTTCATGCGTTTTCGGGGGATCTCTTATCTCTCTCGGCAGCCATTCTCTAATATTGTGTGGGCCGTCTTGAACGTTGGCTTATTTTTCCTGATTGCAGGGACGTGCTGGTGATTGGCAAGCGCTTGGCAAAGGAGCGAGATGAAATGTGCCGCCAGCTGGGCAGACTCTACGAGGACGTCACCTCACTCCACCAGGCCTTGCTCTTTGAGCTGAGGACCCTCCATCGAGACCTGGCCGGCGTCAGGGATCGCGTCACCAGTTCCAGGAAGGCCGGCGAAATCGCAGAGTATGTATCAAAAATTCACCTTTCGTAATGATTTGCTaatgtttcattctttttctttttgatttgtttttctgtccAGCCGCAATTTGGACGAGAGCGTGGCCGTCGTGGAGGCCCTGCACGACAAGTGGCAGAGCCAGCAGCGCAGTTGGTTCTCGAGCAGTTTGGCCGACATGGAACATCGTCTCCTGCTGGCCGAGGACGGCTGGAAACGGCTCCGAACGTCCAGCTCCACCAAGCACCGCACTTGTCAGATCCGACCTCACGAACTGCTCAGGTACAACCACACGCAACGGAAATTGGAATGAATGAATCTGAATTGCATCACTTTAACCGACGGCCACcatttgaatttctaaaaaaccaaacaggAGTCGACTGGCAGCCGTCAACGCTCAGGCCAGCAACATCCAGTGCGACGTGACGGCCCTGTCTTCGGACGAAGGCTCTTTGTATTCGGGCTGCTGTCAGTCGGGCGGGGCCAGCGGCGGGTCGGACGCAGAAGAGGACGACGACCGAGCCTTGACGTCCGTCGAGTCGGCAGTTACGGCTGGCAATTACGGCGACCGTTTCTCGCCGACGGCCATCAGCGGCGCTTCAACCGCCCGGGCCGGAGCAGGAGGCGAAAGTGTGGCGGGTTCAACAGCGGCCAACAcctcccccaccaccactGCCGGCCCACCTACTTGGTACAGCAAAAGCCCGAGAGGCTCGGCCGTCAAGACGCTCCAGGCGGCACCCGGCGGCCACGCCCGAAATGGAACGGCGGCGTCGCTGGCCGACTCGACAAGTGACAGCGTCTACGGCAGCGCTATGCAGGCGGCCTCCGCCCGCAAGATGGGCCATCACTCCGGCCCCGAGTCGCAGGAGCATCAGCTGGAAAGGAGCGGCGTCGGCTACCACCGGAAGAAGCCGACgccttcgtcgtcgtcgcgcCAGGAGCTCCGCAAGCGGCTGCAGGAGGTCAAGCTGACGTCCGAGTCCGGCAACGCCTCGGTCATTGAAGTCATCGAGCCATCTAGTAGCGAAGCCGATGACCACGACGATGTCCTGGACGGGCGGACGCCCAGGGACCAGTCGACGCCCTTGCGCGGCAGCAACACGCGCTCCTTTAACGCCTCCTTCTCCGAGGAGCTGGAACGGGCCCGGCAGAGCAAACGGATGCACAGCAATCCCCTGGTGACGGCCAGCAAATCGGCTGCCGGATTGGAGTCGATCGCGGCCGCCGCCACCGTCCCGGCCAACGCTAATTCCAACAGTCCGCAAACGTTAGCCGAACCGGATCTACTGGCCGGAACTGTGGCCGTCATGGCCGCCGGGTCGTCGTCCTCGTCACGAAGTTGTCACGATCTCGGCCTGATCCAGCGGCTGGTCGACCATCAACAACTGGCGGACCACCAGCTGGCCGCCGGCGGAGCAGATGACGGGGACAACATGGCCACCAACCACTCGACCAGGAGCCACTCGAGtttgagcagcagcaacaacacggCCGTGACGTCCGTCTCGGTTCCGGCCGCTGCCGCCGGATCGCGTAAGAAGAGCGGAGGAGGATTCCTGACCAAATTTGCCCTGAAGGCGCGTTGGCCGTCCAAACGGTCCACCAAGTCCAGTCCGGCCGAGTCGCCGGCGGCCTCGCCCATCGCTTGCGGCTCCCCGCAAACGACCGGCAACACGGAGACGGAAAGCGGGCCGTCCGATTTGAGCCTGGGCGACTCGACGTCGACCACGTCGCCGCAGCtggtccaccaccaccaccaccacggccGCCAGTGCGAGGAGGACGAGGAGTCGAGCGGAGGCAACAACACATCCGCCGGAGTGGTGGCCGGATTGAGTCAGATGTTTGAAGACATGTCCATGTCCGGCATGGTCAAGTCACCGGCCAAGCCCAGCGCTCAAGTGGTCCAGCTCATGACGGCGACGAGTCTGGAGAAACGGGCGGGCGGTCACTCGCTGGGCGGCCCGGAATCGTTGGATGGATCGCGAAGTAAATCGTCGGCCGGCGGATCGGTGGCGGACTCGTCGATCCAGCAAGTGGTGATGGACTTGCCGCCGTCGACGTCGCCTCCGCCGGTGCCACTGGAGATTGAAACGTACAATTCAATGTCTCCGTCTAGTCAGAATGAAACGTCATCCTCATCTTTGTGCAGCTCAtccggcggtggcggtggcggcggaggcggcggaggGAGCGGAAGTGGCAGCCTGCCGTCGATGCAACCGCCTCCGCCACCTCCGCGCTTCTCGACCGGCAGCCAGAAGGGATCGTCGGACTTGTCTTCCAGTTCCAGCAAAGTGAGCAGCACTTCCGGCGGAGGTGCGGGCAGCGGAGTTGGGGTGGGAGGAGCCACTCCGGGCTCGTCTTCCGCCTCGTCTTCCACGTCGGCGTCACACGGAGGCGTCGAGTCACTCAGCGTGGCCGCCTCGGAGGATTCCGGAATCGTCATGGCTCGTCCGGCTTCGTCGGCCTCCAAATCAGATTCGTCACCGCGCCACCCTCCGGCCCCGTCGTCCTCCTACTCCTTCGCCAACTCGTCGACTTTCAGTCCACTCCGCAAAGCCACGCTGAGCGGAGGGAGCGGAAGCGGCAGCTCGAGCTCTTCGTCGACCCACCAGTCGATCCACCAGTCGATGCAGGCGGATGGCGACCAGCAGACACGACACCCTGGCCTGTCGTCTCCGGCCTCGTCCGACTGCATGTCCAAGACGGACCCGCTCTCGCAAGGAGCCGCCGACCTGTCCAAAACGGAGTCGATGCGCCACTTCCGGCAGTTGGCGCGGATCGAGGAGCAAGCGGCCGGGGCCAGCGGCGTCATCCAGCAGGTGGTTGTCGACGGCCATCCGGAGAAGAAAATCGTCGACCAGCTGATGAAAGGCTCGACTCAATCCGGCCAGCCGCCGGATTCCACCAACGCCAGCGTCGAAATGGCCCATCAATCCGGTCAGATTCTGACGTGGAGGGAAGCCAAGTTGAAGAATCAGGTCGTCACTCCGCCGCCGCTGGAAGAGCGGCTCAATAAGGTACTCGATCCCACATTTGATTTCTGCCCATTCGAATCAATCAATTTCTACTTTTTGGGATTATCCAGGCGCGAGTGAGGCTGGAAGAGAAGAGCATCCGTACGTTGAAGAAGCGCCACCACCACGTGACGGAGCGTCCGTGGTACGACGTGTCGGACGACGAGTCTGACCTGCTGACGCCCGAACGGCTCACCAAGCTCAAAACGTCCTTGTCCAGCAGCGACAGTCCCAGCAGCGACAGCAACGGCAGCCAcggcagcagtagcagcagcagtagcggcGACGAGGAACAAGTCTGAGTACAATTTTCcaagtaaaaataacaacaacaacaacaactcccaATTTCTTATTGAAAAAACAGTaattgacaaaacaaaagtccAGCCCAGTTGccatatatattatatatagacacacacataatcacccatttatatatatattttttcaatcctTTACTTGAGCTCTTACCTTCCGACCGAGTCCTAGTAGGAAAGATTTCCAGCCTCGcccctcccatttttttaaatttgtgcgatttcgaaaaaattaaaaaaatgggaaattcgATCGAAACTGTCGATGCTGCCAACACACACAGTACATATTTTTGATGATGtgtatagttttcttttttaaatcaattatctCGTTGCCAAATACCTCCCTCGTATGCATGGCTCTTTACGTATCACGTGTGTCACGCGCCTGCGTTGTCTTATTATACCGCCCCAATGTCAAATGTGTGCCCGTAATAATTAGCGGATAAGATCAACCAGCCGCAGAGTGCCATCAAATATTTCGATTCGACGTACGTACATAgacaatttgtttcttcttaatTAAGGCATTTCAAGTTGCAAGGGTTTCTAATTTTTTGGCttaccctttttttattttttgtaaatgatGAAACTACTCAAGTCTATGCATTTGGGTAGACTATAGGAACGCCCCTTTATACACATTAGCCagtctaaattttttaaataatgaattaaatacATAATGACAATATATACAGTACATAcactactatatatatatataatagacacACATTATATTAAGTCTTCCTCCCTGCCCCTCCGTTTCTCGATGAAATGTTTTGCTGCGGTTCAAGTGGATCAGggatcatttct
Encoded proteins:
- the LOC124200127 gene encoding uncharacterized protein LOC124200127: MKPHVRYGHTPHSTAGGGGGVGGGGGGGAERSSAAAAGRVHPQLYRRAGGGRGDDEGSSMIEEYKLEEQLAPFYETASSSLSERNERTSSSSAASSQLQQQQQQIQQQQSARCFLPPAQSQTGKPALRTISIMETLSELTGASAQSTRSPEGSNNNTSTTSANRRDTSSSGGNQQPAQPPIGIQRRMKKIVGRDNNNHSNGNSMAAMANLLDIPQWYPPKGRVVAASSRPEASNVLGTTAGGAGGSSSSERVWDVSHFGSRPGKHPQATTHNNNNNNLTAHRNKARSVQDMLLLHSPSKSVQGGGGHTKMASAAALAAAVSSATSAHGYGSLERRRRRRPGTRGAGFVGARRGETDWEREADEEEEEDDEDEMGRGGGGVYGVGGLGGYARHERHETQSVYALQSGGGVPSLFRQTQPQQQQRRTRNDPAVAVEVDHHRERAAAAARHNYKPPTEWFKKKRPPPPISSATPASRLLKVGGANSSASSMDQQQQQLLQLNKERGQTPDWIHKIFDVARRGHLLKLQRVMAGMEPTLVRNLSDHRGNNLLHVLAGSGNADALAWLCSSFGPEMQDALLDENKRGLTPVVAAIQGGRLEALQFLVDHTSARDRLAPVDGDRCLLHIAAKYGKIDLVAWLAQYMESHGVEVDLRDHCGHSPLHLAARAGHASAVAILVAHGADVTAKNDMGHRPLDLASANGHVGVAQLLRLHDAALCLSSETLEANEELDNLRGDYAELKSYFRDVLVIGKRLAKERDEMCRQLGRLYEDVTSLHQALLFELRTLHRDLAGVRDRVTSSRKAGEIADRNLDESVAVVEALHDKWQSQQRSWFSSSLADMEHRLLLAEDGWKRLRTSSSTKHRTCQIRPHELLRSRLAAVNAQASNIQCDVTALSSDEGSLYSGCCQSGGASGGSDAEEDDDRALTSVESAVTAGNYGDRFSPTAISGASTARAGAGGESVAGSTAANTSPTTTAGPPTWYSKSPRGSAVKTLQAAPGGHARNGTAASLADSTSDSVYGSAMQAASARKMGHHSGPESQEHQLERSGVGYHRKKPTPSSSSRQELRKRLQEVKLTSESGNASVIEVIEPSSSEADDHDDVLDGRTPRDQSTPLRGSNTRSFNASFSEELERARQSKRMHSNPLVTASKSAAGLESIAAAATVPANANSNSPQTLAEPDLLAGTVAVMAAGSSSSSRSCHDLGLIQRLVDHQQLADHQLAAGGADDGDNMATNHSTRSHSSLSSSNNTAVTSVSVPAAAAGSRKKSGGGFLTKFALKARWPSKRSTKSSPAESPAASPIACGSPQTTGNTETESGPSDLSLGDSTSTTSPQLVHHHHHHGRQCEEDEESSGGNNTSAGVVAGLSQMFEDMSMSGMVKSPAKPSAQVVQLMTATSLEKRAGGHSLGGPESLDGSRSKSSAGGSVADSSIQQVVMDLPPSTSPPPVPLEIETYNSMSPSSQNETSSSSLCSSSGGGGGGGGGGGSGSGSLPSMQPPPPPPRFSTGSQKGSSDLSSSSSKVSSTSGGGAGSGVGVGGATPGSSSASSSTSASHGGVESLSVAASEDSGIVMARPASSASKSDSSPRHPPAPSSSYSFANSSTFSPLRKATLSGGSGSGSSSSSSTHQSIHQSMQADGDQQTRHPGLSSPASSDCMSKTDPLSQGAADLSKTESMRHFRQLARIEEQAAGASGVIQQVVVDGHPEKKIVDQLMKGSTQSGQPPDSTNASVEMAHQSGQILTWREAKLKNQVVTPPPLEERLNKARVRLEEKSIRTLKKRHHHVTERPWYDVSDDESDLLTPERLTKLKTSLSSSDSPSSDSNGSHGSSSSSSSGDEEQV